In Magnetococcales bacterium, the following proteins share a genomic window:
- a CDS encoding DUF3047 domain-containing protein encodes MIGSMVLSGNLWSVQGNAARWTVGDFSWQRLEGWQRKSLHGENQWRFESTSREVATGGGHLRVTSENAAEMMLRKETIDLKKWPILHWSWKIELPLPEHDEQSREGDDFAARVGIIVADGPFFWQTRSINYVHSSRLPEGSSWANPYSDQVQMLVVHDDHTQTKGWQHFTRPVAQDFKRLFNEEIQTIHAVAIMVDTDNRHGQARTWFGDIYFSDQ; translated from the coding sequence ATGATCGGATCGATGGTGCTGTCCGGCAATCTGTGGAGTGTCCAGGGAAACGCGGCACGCTGGACCGTGGGTGATTTTTCATGGCAACGCCTGGAAGGTTGGCAACGAAAAAGTCTGCATGGCGAAAACCAATGGCGTTTCGAATCGACTTCCCGTGAAGTGGCCACGGGTGGTGGTCATCTTCGGGTCACCAGCGAGAACGCCGCGGAAATGATGCTGCGAAAGGAAACCATCGACCTGAAAAAATGGCCGATTCTTCATTGGTCCTGGAAGATTGAACTTCCTCTTCCCGAACATGATGAACAGAGTCGGGAAGGAGACGACTTTGCCGCCCGAGTCGGAATCATCGTCGCGGACGGTCCTTTTTTCTGGCAAACCCGAAGCATCAATTATGTCCATTCCAGTCGTCTCCCCGAAGGAAGTTCCTGGGCCAATCCCTATTCCGATCAGGTCCAAATGTTGGTTGTGCATGACGACCACACACAAACGAAGGGCTGGCAACACTTCACACGTCCTGTCGCCCAGGATTTCAAGCGTCTGTTCAACGAGGAGATTCAAACGATTCATGCCGTGGCCATCATGGTCGATACCGATAACCGTCATGGTCAGGCCAGAACATGGTTTGGCGACATTTATTTCTCCGATCAATAG